The following is a genomic window from Desulforhopalus sp..
CGACAACTATGCCGGGCAAGCTGATTATATCGGGAATAATTTGCAACCTGATATCGATGAAGATTATGACCAGTAGGGAAGCGGCAAAAAGAAAATAGCCAAGAGTGGCAACAGAGAAATGAAATTTTGCCACGAGGGCTGTTGCTATTACCGCCATCAAGAGTTCCACCAGCGGATACTGCCAAGATATTGGCGCCTTACAATGGCCACATCGCCCGCGTAACACAAGATAGCTGAAAATTGGTATGTTTTCATACCAATGCAGAGGAGAGCTGCAGCGAGGACAATGCGATGCCGGGAATACAATAGACTGTTCCGGATCTGGAAGTCGCAGGATGACAACGTTGAGAAAACTACCGATAACAGCGCCAAAGAGGGCTGAAATAATAAGGATGGGACTTTCGGCGATCATGGTGACGTGTTTGAAGGCTAAAAATTGAAATAACAGATTAAAATTCAGTCAATTGTATAGGTGTTTATGTCACAATACCAGGAAAAAGCAATTGTTGCTAAAGTTGAACAGTTTGCCAATAAAAACTTCCGGCTCACCCTTGATTGTCCGCAGATATCCGGCTGCGCCACACCTGGCCAATTTGTCATGATCAAGGCAGGAAAGGGCAATGATCCACTGCTTCGCCGACCCTT
Proteins encoded in this region:
- a CDS encoding prepilin peptidase → MIAESPILIISALFGAVIGSFLNVVILRLPDPEQSIVFPASHCPRCSSPLHWYENIPIFSYLVLRGRCGHCKAPISWQYPLVELLMAVIATALVAKFHFSVATLGYFLFAASLLVIIFIDIRLQIIPDIISLPGIVVGFAFSLVSNTVTWQDSLIGLLLGGGVLYAIALLYAILRKIDGMGGGDIKLLAMIGAWLGWQSLPFVILFSSLTGSIIGILAMTVQKKGGQTRIPFGPFLSVAALGYLFFFEEIQTIYTLYLEGQWP